In one Alnus glutinosa chromosome 14, dhAlnGlut1.1, whole genome shotgun sequence genomic region, the following are encoded:
- the LOC133858063 gene encoding tubulin-folding cofactor C has translation METEEEEERLSLPTSNQTLTDPTLHQKHQSMLARLSNRHQTRVDNSLARRSDSDSNSPSSASAFLSRFSDSKRSIEAHIVQSRLDHPTDPSEVKSHLDSISASISDLEKLVAESSFFLPSYEVRSSLKAVSDLRQSLDNLSSELIPKKKFAFKNKASKRDPATEPKQTTTEEKSDSVSTSHEKLGFQVRDSPGFRDKKGEILVENFKGSEIGEFTVSDLDSCEVKLIGSVRALFVHRLRNCRVYAGPVIGSVLIDEAEGCVFVMASHQIRIHNAKGCDFYLRVRSRPIIEDSSGVRFAPYCLSYEGVEEDLRDASLDEETGNWANVDDFRWLRAVQSPNWSLLPENERVRMVNILDLGGGIEGN, from the coding sequence ATGGaaaccgaagaagaagaagaaagactctCACTCCCAACCTCAAACCAAACCCTTACAGACCCAACCCTCCACCAAAAGCACCAGTCAATGCTCGCGCGCCTTTCCAACCGCCACCAAACTCGCGTCGATAACTCACTCGCCCGCCGATCCGACTCGGATTCCAACTCGCCCTCCTCTGCCTCCGCCTTCCTCTCCCGCTTCTCCGACTCCAAGCGCTCCATCGAGGCCCATATCGTCCAGTCCCGACTCGACCACCCAACCGATCCGAGCGAAGTCAAATCCCACCTCGACTCCATCTCCGCCTCTATCTCGGACCTCGAAAAGCTCGTCGCCGAGAGCTCCTTTTTCTTGCCCTCCTACGAGGTCCGCTCCTCCCTCAAAGCCGTCTCCGATCTCAGACAATCCCTCGACAATCTGAGCTCCGAGCTCATCCCCAAAAAGAAATTCGCTTTCAAGAACAAAGCCTCCAAGAGAGACCCAGCCACTGAACCGAAACAAACCACGACAGAAGAAAAGTCCGATTCCGTTTCAACTTCGCACGAGAAATTGGGTTTCCAGGTGAGGGATTCGCCGGGTTTTAGAGACAAAAAGGGTGAGATTTTGGTTGAGAATTTCAAGGGTTCCGAGATTGGAGAATTCACGGTTTCCGATCTCGATTCTTGCGAGGTGAAGTTGATTGGTTCCGTGAGAGCGTTATTTGTTCATAGGCTGAGGAACTGTAGGGTTTATGCTGGGCCGGTGATAGGCTCGGTTCTGATTGACGAAGCTGAGGGGTGTGTTTTTGTGATGGCGTCGCATCAAATTCGGATTCATAATGCGAAGGGGTGCGATTTCTATTTGAGAGTGAGGAGTAGGCCGATAATCGAGGATAGCAGTGGCGTGAGGTTTGCGCCGTACTGTTTGAGCTATGAAGGTGTGGAGGAGGACTTAAGGGATGCGAGTCTGGATGAGGAGACGGGGAATTGGGCCAATGTGGATGATTTCCGGTGGCTGCGCGCGGTTCAGTCGCCAAATTGGTCGCTTTTGCCGGAAAATGAGAGGGTTCGGATGGTTAACATTTTGGATTTGGGAGGTGGGATTGAAGGCAATTAG